The Blastocatellia bacterium genomic interval CACACCAACGCGCTTTTGAACATTGAGGAGATTGCTTCATGTTATCCTTTCAACAATCCCTATATCGGGGTGTCCTTGTGACACTGCTCTTGCTGACGAGTTTGCCTATTGTCTCGGCTCAACAAGCGCCGGTGCGACTGCGCGGCCAAGTGGTGGATGAGCTGGGAGCGGTCGTTGTTGGCGCTACTGTGACGCTGGTAGCTCCTGATGGCACCGAGAAAAAGACCGTGACGGACATTGATGGAAACTATCTGTTTGATCATCTCGTGCCAGGGACCTACCGGCTGCGGGCGGAGGCGACCGGCTTTGCTCCCTACGAGAACACGGCCGTGATGGTGAGTCCTGGCAATCGGGAACCGCTGCGGATTGCCCTGACGGTGGCAGCGGTCACTGAACAGATCGAGGTCTCCACCAGCGGCGCCACTATCAGCGTTGATCCAGAAAGCAATGCCGGCGCTGTTGTGCTGCGCGGACGCGACCTCGACTCATTGCCGGAAGACCCCGAAGACCTAGCAGCCGCGCTGCAAGCACTGGCCGGGCCATCAGCAGGCCCCAGCGGCGGACAGATTTACATTGACGGGTTCACCGGCGGGCGCATGCCTTCGCGCGATTCGATCCGCGAAATCCGTATCAACCAAAATCCTTTCTCGGCTGAGTTTGAGCGCCTCGGATTTGGCCGCATTGAAATCCTGACCAGGCCTGGCTCAGACACCGTTCGCGGACAAGCCAGTTTCACCTTCAATGATGAGAGCTTGAATTCGCGCAACCCCTTCGCGCCGGTTCGCGCGCCGCATCAAGCGCGAAACATCTCGGCCAACATTGGCGGCCCGATCAAGAAAAACAAAGCGTCATTCTTTTTCGATTTTGATCGGCGCGACACCGATGATAATGCCGTCATCAATGCCGTCGTCCTTGATCCGAACACCTTGAATCCCACCCCGTTCAGCCAAGCTGTTCTCACGCCGCTGCGTCGCACGTCTTTCAATCCGCGCGTAGATTATCAATTGAACGCCAATCACACGCTTGTTGCTCGCTATAACATCTTCCGCCTGACGCGCGAAAATCAGGGCATCGGCGATTTTTCGTTGCTCACGCGCGCCTTCAACACCAGTAACACCGAGCATCAGCTTCAGGTGACTGAGACGGCCATTCTCAGCGCGCGTGTGGTGAATGAGACGCGGTTCCAATATTCGCGAGGTCGCAACCGACAAGATGGAGACAACACGATTCCGACGATCAATGTGTTGCAATCGTTCATCGGCGGCGGCGCGCAGATTGGCCGCTCTTACTCGAACGATGATCGCTGGGAAATTCAGAACAACACCACCTGGGCCTTAGGCTCGCATTCATTGAAGTTCGGCGGTCGGCTGCGCGGCTCACATATCAGGGATTTTTCGCAAGCAGGATTTGGTGGCACATTCATCTTCTCCGGCGTACTGGCTGACGGCACGCGGCCTGCTATCTCTTCGATCGAGCAATATCGGCAGAAGGTGCTGGGCAATCCGGACCCGCGCTTCAATCCAAATCAGTTCAGCATCACGATTGGCGATCCGCTGGCCAAGGTGACGCAAGTGGATTTTGGCGGATTCCTAACCGACGATTGGCGCGTGCGTCCCAATCTGACGCTCAGCCTAGGATTACGCTACGAAGTGCAAAGCAACATCAGCAGCAATCTGAATTTTGCCCCTCGTCTGTCATTTGCTTGGTCGCCAGGCGGCAGCAGCGGACAATCCAAAACTGTCGTGCGGGGCGGCGCCGGCATTTTCTACGATCGCTTCAGCGAGAATTTCACGCTGCAAGCCGACCGATTCGACGGTCTTAAGCAGCAACAGTTCATTGTGCGGCTCGATCCAAATCGGCCGGAGACGTTGGCCATTCTCAGTCAACCGCAATTCACTGCCGCCGGCGTCACCAACGTGCCGACGGCTGAGCAAATTCGCGCCGTCGTGCCTGGCACGATAACCATTCGCCAGGTGGACCCTGGATTGAGCACGCCTTACACGATGCAAGGCGCCATCAGCGTGGAACGACAACTGCCATTCAAGATGGTCGGCGCCGTGACGTATGTCGCGTCGCGCACGGTTCACCTCTTGCGTTCGCGCAATATCAATGCTCCGCTGGGACCGGGACAACCGCGCCCCAACCCTGAGCGCGGCAATATCTACCAGTACGAAGCCAGTGGCATTCTCAATCAACATCAAATGATCGTCAACATCCGCACTAACCTCAACCCGCGATTCACGCTGTTTGCCAATTACCTGTTAGGCTGGGCCCGCAGTGATACCGACGGGGCCGGCACGTTTCCGGCATACAGCTATGATCTCAGCACAGAATATGGCCGCTCGGCGTTGGATGTGCGCCATCGGCTGTTTATGGGCGGTTCATTCACCTTGCCCTGGAATGTGCGATTGAATCCTTTCATGGTGGCCTCG includes:
- a CDS encoding carboxypeptidase regulatory-like domain-containing protein → MLSFQQSLYRGVLVTLLLLTSLPIVSAQQAPVRLRGQVVDELGAVVVGATVTLVAPDGTEKKTVTDIDGNYLFDHLVPGTYRLRAEATGFAPYENTAVMVSPGNREPLRIALTVAAVTEQIEVSTSGATISVDPESNAGAVVLRGRDLDSLPEDPEDLAAALQALAGPSAGPSGGQIYIDGFTGGRMPSRDSIREIRINQNPFSAEFERLGFGRIEILTRPGSDTVRGQASFTFNDESLNSRNPFAPVRAPHQARNISANIGGPIKKNKASFFFDFDRRDTDDNAVINAVVLDPNTLNPTPFSQAVLTPLRRTSFNPRVDYQLNANHTLVARYNIFRLTRENQGIGDFSLLTRAFNTSNTEHQLQVTETAILSARVVNETRFQYSRGRNRQDGDNTIPTINVLQSFIGGGAQIGRSYSNDDRWEIQNNTTWALGSHSLKFGGRLRGSHIRDFSQAGFGGTFIFSGVLADGTRPAISSIEQYRQKVLGNPDPRFNPNQFSITIGDPLAKVTQVDFGGFLTDDWRVRPNLTLSLGLRYEVQSNISSNLNFAPRLSFAWSPGGSSGQSKTVVRGGAGIFYDRFSENFTLQADRFDGLKQQQFIVRLDPNRPETLAILSQPQFTAAGVTNVPTAEQIRAVVPGTITIRQVDPGLSTPYTMQGAISVERQLPFKMVGAVTYVASRTVHLLRSRNINAPLGPGQPRPNPERGNIYQYEASGILNQHQMIVNIRTNLNPRFTLFANYLLGWARSDTDGAGTFPAYSYDLSTEYGRSALDVRHRLFMGGSFTLPWNVRLNPFMVASSGQPFNIVTGIDSNGDLQFTERPAFATDLSRPSVRITRFGAFDLAPQPGQQIIPRNYGTGPNFFNLNLQISKTFGFGNSKRSAASDSRTQQAGSMPIPPMGGIGGPRGGGGGGPRGGGGGGFGGGGFGGMFGGASLTEKPYNLTLSVNLRNVLNRNNPGIPIGNLSSPLFGQSNNSAGFFGFFGGGGGGGGFGGNSSTGNRRIEIGLRFSF